The sequence below is a genomic window from Cryobacterium arcticum.
GAGCAGCGCTTCGCTGCGCCTGGCGGGCGAAATGTGCGGCTCCGGTGTGGGGCGGTTTCGCCGCGATAGAGTGAATCGGTTATGAGCCATGAGCTCGTCCCCGACGGCAATGGAGCCAGCGTGCACACCACCCCCAGCAACCTGTCCACGATCACCGATTCAACACTCAGCCCGACACCCACCCACCCCACTCGCTCCTCCCCGGCAGCGCCGCCGGCCCCCGAGCAGGACGCAGCACCGGAAGGCACCCCACTCATCGACTCGAACAGCCCCGCCCCCGCCGTGACCGACAGCGCCGAAGCCACCCCCGGCTTCCGGATCGAGCGTGACTCGCTCGGCCGGGTCGAGGTGCCGGCCGAGGCGTACTGGGGAGTGCACACCAAGCGTGCGCTGGAGAACTTCCCCATCGCCAAGCGTCCGATCTCGGTGTACCCGGACTTCGTGGTGGCCCTCGCGTCCGTGAAGCAGGCCTGCGCCCGCGCCAACGCGGAGGTCGGCGCCCTCAGCCAGGAACGGGCCGACTGGATCGACGCCGCCTGCCAGGAGATCATCGAGGGCAAGCACCACGACCAGTTCGTCGTGGGCGTCATGCAGGGTGGCGCCGGGACCTCCACCAACATGAACGCCAACGAGGTCATCTGCAACCTGGCCCTCGAGAACGCCGGCTACGGCCGCGGCCGGTACGACATCCTCAGCCCCATCGACCACGTCAACCGCAGCCAGTCGACGAACGACACCTACCCCACCGCGATCAAGATCGCACTGGCCTTCTTCCTCAAGCACCTGCTGCGTGAACTCAAGGCCCTGCAGGGCTCCTTCTCGGTCAAGGCCGACGAGTTCTCGCAGATCCTCAAGGTGGGCCGCACCCAGATGCAGGACGCCGTGCCGATGACCCTCGGCCAGGAGTTCCACGGCTTCGCCACCACCCTCGGCGAGGACTACGACAGGCTCACCGAGACCATCTGGCTGCTCGCCGAGATCAACCTGGGCGCCACCGCGATCGGCACCGGCATCACGGCCGATCCCGGCTACGCCGCTGCCGCCATCCGGCACCTCAACGTGATCACCGGGCTCAACCTCGAGGCCGCACCGGACCTCATCGAGTCGACCAGCGACGCCGGCAGCTTCATGTCGTTCAGCGGCAACCTCAAGCGCAGCGCCATCAAGCTCTCCAAGATCTGCAACGACCTGCGCCTGCTCTCCTCGGGCCCGCAGGCCGGTTTCGGCGAGATCAACCTGCCGCCGCGGCAGGCCGGGTCGAGCATCATGCCCGGCAAGGTCAACCCGGTGATCCCCGAGGTCGTCAACCAGGTGGCGTTCGCCGTCGCCGGGGCGGATGTGACGGTGACGATGGCCGCGGAGGGCGGGCAGCTGCAACTGAACGCCTTCGAACCCGTCATCGCGCACTACCTGTTCCAGAGCCTCACCTGGATGACCCAGGCGATGTGGACCCTGCGGGTGAACTGCATCGACGGCATCACCGCCAACGAGGACCGTCTGGCGGCCATGGTCGGTTCCAGCGTGGGCGTGATCACCGCGCTCATCCCGCACATCGGCTACGCCGCGGCCGCGGCGCTCGCACAGACCGCGCTGCTGACCGGGCGCAACGTCGCCGACCTCGTGGTGGAGGCCAACCTGATGACCAGGGATGACGTGATGCGGGAACTCGAACCGGCCCGGCTCTCCGGCATGGAGCCCGACACCGGCACGTCCTCCATCCCCATCATCGAGTAGGCGGCAGTACCGACACGCAGGGGCACAGGGCGCCACTCGGGGTTACTCTGGTGCCGTGTCCCTGCGTGTGAGGCCGAACAACCGCCGGCACGAGCCGATCCATCTCGATGGGCTCGCGGCGCTGGACGCCGCCCTGCCGGACCTGGACTGGACGGTCCTGCCGCCGGGCACCGAACGGTACGACTTCTCCGCACCCAGCGGGCGTCTGGCCTCAACGGCGCTGGGCCGGCCGGGCGACCCGCGGGTGGTCCTCGTGCCGGGTGCCACGGGGTCGAAGGAAGATTTCGCGCTGCTTGCCCCGATCCTGGCCGGCGCCGGGTACCGGGTGGAGAGCTTCGACCTGGCCGGCCAGTACGAGTCGGCCGCGGCGGGCCCGATGCCCGGCGAAGCCTACGACTACGGGCTCTTCGTCGACGACCTCATCGCCGTCCTGGAGTCGGGCCGCACTCCAGTGCACGTGCTCGGCTATTCCTTCGCCGGGCTCGTCGCCGAGCTCACCCTGGCCCGCCGGCCCGACCTGTTCGCCTCGCTGGTGCTGCTCACCACCCCGCCGGACCCCGGCCAGACCTTCCGCGGGGTGCGATGGCTCGGTCCGGTGAGCCGAGTGGTGCCGCCGCACACCATCGCCTCCCTCATGGTCTGGGGGATCGTGACCAACCGCAACCACACCCGTCCGGGGCGCCTAACCCTCGCCCGGATGCGGTTCGGCTACACCAGCCGCGAGAGCCTGGACGAGATCATCCGCCTGATGAAGCACACCCCGGATGTGCGCCGGGAACTGGCCGGCAGCGCGGTGCCCACGCTCATCGCCGTCGGCAACCGCGACCTGTGGAGATTGCGACTGCACCGCCGCTTCGCCCGGCGCATCGGCGCGGAGCTGCGCGTCTACCCGGCGGGGCACAGCCCCTGCGAGACCACACCGAACCAGCTGGCCCAGGACATGCTCGCCCTCTACGCGCGGGGGCCCTGAACCCTTCCGGCGGCACCGGATCGGGGTCGGCGACTGACCGCATTACGGCGGATGCGCCACGGCGCATACTCCGGCCAGTCGGCGAACAGGGTGCGACCGGCCCAGGCCACCCGGCGGCCCAGCCCTCGTGGTGTACCGAACGGTCGGGCGGAAATGCCGACCCGCAGGGTGCGGTCGAGCGTGACGGGGTGGTCGGTGCCGAGGTGCATGCTGAAGTCGAGGTCGTCGTGCACGGTGTCGCTGTCCCGGCGCACCCGGTCCCTGGTGGCCGCCCAGACCTCCCGGCGCATGGCGAAGTTGGAGCCGAAGAGCGGGGGATGGCCCAGCCACAGCCCCATCCAGAGGAAGTAGCCGCCGATGTACAGCCGGCGGCCGAGCAGGGCCGTGACCGGGCCGCAGCCGTAGAAGTCGCCCGGGCCGGTGTACACGGAGATGCCGGGCTTGGCCTGGAAGCGGTCCGCGATGCGCTCGACCCAGTCGACGGGCGGCACGGAATCGGCATCGAGCCGGGCGATCACGGCGCCGCCGGCCGCGTCGTAGCCGGCGGCCGCGGCGGGCCAGATACCGCGGTGCGGCTCGGTGACCACGCGCACCCCTGCGGCGCGGGCCACGGCGGCGGACTCATCCGTGCAGGCGTTGTCGACCACGATGATCTCGTCGGCGGGCCGGCGTTGCTCGGCCAGCGCGCGCAGGCAGGTGCGCAGGAAGTCGGCGTCGTTGTACACGGGAATGACCACCGAGACGGTGATCGGCGTGCGGGGCGCCGCGGGGTCAGATTTCACGGCAATGAGTCGTCAAGAGGCCGATGCGGTCGATGGAGACGGTGACCGTCGATCCGTCCTTGAGGAATACCTGCGGCTTGCGGCTGTAGCCCGCGCCGCCGGGGCTGCCGGTGGAGATGAGGGTGCCGGGCAGCAGCGTGGACGTGAGGGACAGGTACGAGATGATCTCGGCCACGGTGCGCACCATATCGCCGCTCGACGCATCCTGCAGGACGCGCCCGTCGACGTGGGTGGTCAGCCAGAGGTTCTGCGGGTCGGCGATCTCGTCGGCCGTGACGACGAGCGGGCCGGTGGGGGTGAAGCCGTCGAAGGACTTGCACCTGGACCATTGCGCCTCGGAGAACTGCAGGTCGCGGGCCGTGATGTCGTTGACGACCGTGTACCCGAAGACGTAGTCCAGCGCGTCACGCACCGAGACGTTGCGGGCCGGGCGGCCGATGATGACGCCCAGCTCGGCCTCGTAGTCGACCTGGCTGGTGAGGTCGGCGGGCCAGGAGATGACGGCCTCGTGGCCGGTGAGCGAGTTCGGCCAGAGTGAGAACACGGTGGCCGCGGTCTCGCTGCGCAGCTTGAGCTCGGAGGAGTGCGCGGCGTAGTTGGCGCCGATCGCGATGATCTGCGGCGGGCGCAGCACGGCGGAGGAGTGCCGGAGGTCGTCGACCGGGGTGAGGCTGGCGCCGTGCTGCAGCGCGTGGGTGGTGAGGGCGCGCACCCGGTCGAACTCGGGTGCGCCCTTTTCGATCAGGTCTTGCAGATCGCGCGGGGCGTCGTCGATCACCTCGTCGAGGAAGAGCGCCTCGTCTTCCACCACGATGGCAAGACGGGGGGTGGACTGGCCTTCGACTCTGAGGTGCGCAAACTTCACTTTCTCAGCGTAACGGGGCCGCGCCCATCTCGCTGGGACCCGGGGAACCGGCCGGTCGCGGCGCCGCTCCTGCCGCACGCCACAGGTGCATGCCCGCGTAGCTGCGCCACGGCGCCCAGCGACCGCCGTGGCCGGCCAGGTCGCCGGCCCGGGCGGGCAGGCCGAGCCGCTCGGCGCCCTGCCGCAGCGCGAGATCGCTCGTGAGCAGGATGTCGGGGCTGCCGAGCACCCGCATGGCCACGTATCCGGCCGTCCACGGTCCGATGCCGGGCAGGGCCGTGAGCCGGGCCTGGAGGGCGTCGCGGCTCTCGCCCACGTCGAGTCTGAGCTCGCCGGAGGCCAGCGCCTCGGCGACGCGCACGATCGTGTCGATCCGGGCGGCGGGTCCGCGCAGGACCTCGCGGCCGTGCTCCGCGATGCGGGCTGCGGTGGGGAACAGCAGGGTCGGAGCGCGGGTGGGATCGACAGGCGCCGGGTGCTCGCGGGCCGCACCGTCGGCTGCTGCGCGCTCGGATGCGGTGCCGTCCGATGCGGTGCCGTCGGGTGCGGGATCTGCCGGCTCGGCGCCGCCGGGCAGCGGGTCTCCGAGTGCAGCGGTGAGACGGCCGAGCGCCGTGCGAGCCGACGCCACCGAGACCTGCTGGCCGAGCAGGGCGCGGAACAGCGTCTCGTCGGCGTCGAGGCTGCCCGGCACCCGGATGCCCGGCGTCCGCCGCACCGACCCGGCCAGGGCCGGGTCGGTGGCCAGGGCGCGGTCGATGGCCTGGGCATCCGCGTCGAGGTCGAAGAGCCGGCGCACCCGGCTCACCAGGGGTGCCAGGTCGGCGAGGCTGCTCAACCGGGCCGTGCAGGAGATGGCGGGGGAGTCGACGGTGCCGGCCAGGGCCAGCTGCAGGGTCGCCCAGCCGTGCGGGAGGCGCAGGGTGCGCTCGTACCCGTCTGCCGTGCGGCGCTCGACCCCGGCCACGGCGCGCACGCCCAGGAAGTCCAGCAGGCCCTGCCCGTCGAAGGGGGCGCGGGCGGGCAGCAGCAGACTAATCCGGGAGCCGGCGGCGTCCGCCTGTCCGGTCGACATGCCCGCGCTCTCGCCGACCCGCTCGTCGGCGCTGACGGTGGCCGTGCCGCCGATGCGGGCGTTGGCCAGTGCCGTGCTGGGACCGGAGCCGGCCCGCCCGCCGGACGGCCGCGCGCCGGCGCGCAGGGCCGACGGGGTGCGTTCGTAGACGGCGGCGATGGTCTCGTTGAACTG
It includes:
- a CDS encoding aspartate ammonia-lyase; the protein is MSHELVPDGNGASVHTTPSNLSTITDSTLSPTPTHPTRSSPAAPPAPEQDAAPEGTPLIDSNSPAPAVTDSAEATPGFRIERDSLGRVEVPAEAYWGVHTKRALENFPIAKRPISVYPDFVVALASVKQACARANAEVGALSQERADWIDAACQEIIEGKHHDQFVVGVMQGGAGTSTNMNANEVICNLALENAGYGRGRYDILSPIDHVNRSQSTNDTYPTAIKIALAFFLKHLLRELKALQGSFSVKADEFSQILKVGRTQMQDAVPMTLGQEFHGFATTLGEDYDRLTETIWLLAEINLGATAIGTGITADPGYAAAAIRHLNVITGLNLEAAPDLIESTSDAGSFMSFSGNLKRSAIKLSKICNDLRLLSSGPQAGFGEINLPPRQAGSSIMPGKVNPVIPEVVNQVAFAVAGADVTVTMAAEGGQLQLNAFEPVIAHYLFQSLTWMTQAMWTLRVNCIDGITANEDRLAAMVGSSVGVITALIPHIGYAAAAALAQTALLTGRNVADLVVEANLMTRDDVMRELEPARLSGMEPDTGTSSIPIIE
- a CDS encoding alpha/beta fold hydrolase gives rise to the protein MSLRVRPNNRRHEPIHLDGLAALDAALPDLDWTVLPPGTERYDFSAPSGRLASTALGRPGDPRVVLVPGATGSKEDFALLAPILAGAGYRVESFDLAGQYESAAAGPMPGEAYDYGLFVDDLIAVLESGRTPVHVLGYSFAGLVAELTLARRPDLFASLVLLTTPPDPGQTFRGVRWLGPVSRVVPPHTIASLMVWGIVTNRNHTRPGRLTLARMRFGYTSRESLDEIIRLMKHTPDVRRELAGSAVPTLIAVGNRDLWRLRLHRRFARRIGAELRVYPAGHSPCETTPNQLAQDMLALYARGP
- a CDS encoding glycosyltransferase family 2 protein; protein product: MKSDPAAPRTPITVSVVIPVYNDADFLRTCLRALAEQRRPADEIIVVDNACTDESAAVARAAGVRVVTEPHRGIWPAAAAGYDAAGGAVIARLDADSVPPVDWVERIADRFQAKPGISVYTGPGDFYGCGPVTALLGRRLYIGGYFLWMGLWLGHPPLFGSNFAMRREVWAATRDRVRRDSDTVHDDLDFSMHLGTDHPVTLDRTLRVGISARPFGTPRGLGRRVAWAGRTLFADWPEYAPWRIRRNAVSRRPRSGAAGRVQGPRA
- a CDS encoding fumarylacetoacetate hydrolase family protein; the protein is MKFAHLRVEGQSTPRLAIVVEDEALFLDEVIDDAPRDLQDLIEKGAPEFDRVRALTTHALQHGASLTPVDDLRHSSAVLRPPQIIAIGANYAAHSSELKLRSETAATVFSLWPNSLTGHEAVISWPADLTSQVDYEAELGVIIGRPARNVSVRDALDYVFGYTVVNDITARDLQFSEAQWSRCKSFDGFTPTGPLVVTADEIADPQNLWLTTHVDGRVLQDASSGDMVRTVAEIISYLSLTSTLLPGTLISTGSPGGAGYSRKPQVFLKDGSTVTVSIDRIGLLTTHCREI
- a CDS encoding DNA-3-methyladenine glycosylase 2 family protein — its product is MTEPTLTPAQHGDDPVFAERYRAMSSRDARFDGQFITGVHSTGIYCRPSCPAMTPKPGNVSFYLTAAAAHEAGLRACKRCLPDAVPGSPEWNIRDDLAARAMRLIGDGTVEREGVPGLAGRLGYTPRHLTRVLVAEVGAGPLALARAHRAQTARVLLTSTHLPITDVAFAAGFGSIRQFNETIAAVYERTPSALRAGARPSGGRAGSGPSTALANARIGGTATVSADERVGESAGMSTGQADAAGSRISLLLPARAPFDGQGLLDFLGVRAVAGVERRTADGYERTLRLPHGWATLQLALAGTVDSPAISCTARLSSLADLAPLVSRVRRLFDLDADAQAIDRALATDPALAGSVRRTPGIRVPGSLDADETLFRALLGQQVSVASARTALGRLTAALGDPLPGGAEPADPAPDGTASDGTASERAAADGAAREHPAPVDPTRAPTLLFPTAARIAEHGREVLRGPAARIDTIVRVAEALASGELRLDVGESRDALQARLTALPGIGPWTAGYVAMRVLGSPDILLTSDLALRQGAERLGLPARAGDLAGHGGRWAPWRSYAGMHLWRAAGAAPRPAGSPGPSEMGAAPLR